From Lactobacillus sp. PV012:
AATCATCTTTGGATTTTTCAATTTGTCTTTCTTCTTCTAAAGAAGCAACAGTTGAAGCTACTAATACATTGATTGAATCTACAACGTGTTGTAGCTCTGTTCTTACCGTAAAGGGAATGGGATGATCAAAATGGCCATTAGCAATATAGTGCAATTCTTTAATCACATGACGCAGTTGCATTTGATGATAACGGCGAATTAGGCGCCAGTATACTACAGCAACATCAATTATAAGCATTCCACCGACAAACAATCTTTGCCATGACCATAAATGGTAACCACCTGCAAAGGTAACATTTTTTTTGAAGAAAAAAATACCATTTTCTAAGCCTGGATTATTGATTACGATTAAATTGATTAAAATTACTAGTGAAAGATTTAAAAGTAATAATAAAATTACTGTTACAATTCCCTCACCCAATAGTTCACTTTTTTCGCGACCAGTTAATTTAACCTTTTCTTTTTTCATTATTCTACTTCTACTTTGTAGCCAACACCCCAAACGGTTTGAATAACTTCTTCTCCATTAGTAGCTTTTTGAATTTTATCACGCAAGTGCGAAACGTGAACCATAACCGTCTTAGCTGAGACAACAGATTCTTGTTGCCATACTCGTTCAAAAATTTCTTCAGCACTAAATACTCGGTTGGGATGACTAGCTAACATGTACAAAATTCCAAATTCGAGGGCAGTCAATTGCACAGATTTTCCTTCAATTGTTTTAACTTCATGTGAATCCTTATTAATTACTAAAGGACCTACTTCTAAGATATCAGGTTTGTTATCAACTAGTTTCTTTTCACTGCGGCGTAACAATGAACGAACACGTGCCATTACCTCAAGTGGATTAAATGGCTTAACAACATAATCATCTGCTCCAGTGATTAATCCTTGAATTTTATCCATATCACTTGTTTTAGCAGAAACTACTAAAATTGGAATTTCAGAATCCTTACGTACTTCTTTGATTACTTCAATTCCCGTCATTTGAGGCATCATAATATCTAAAATCATACAACCAATTTCCGGAGTAGTTGATAATTTGGTTAAAGCTTCTTTTCCACTATAAGCAGGAATTGGTTCATATCCCTCATTTTTTAAATAAATACTTAATAATTCAACAATTTCTTTATCATCATCAACAACTAAGATTTTCATGCAGAATTTTCCTTTCTGTATTAATTTCATTAATTACTATTATTTCTATTGTACATAGTTTATGTGAATTATTTTAGATCAAGCAAATAATTTAAAAATTAGTTAAAAAAAGCGTCGTCAGACGCTTTTTTTAATCTAATTCTTTCTTACCAGTATAGAGTTGGTAATAATAACCCTTTTGTTTGAGAAGTTCTTCATGATTACCACGTTCAATAATATGTCCATGATCTAGTACTAAAATTAAATCTGAATTAACTATTGTAGAAAGCCGGTGAGCGATCACAAAACTTGTTCTCCCAGCTAGTAAGTTGTCCATCCCAGCTTGGACCATCTTTTCAGTTCTGGTATCAATACTTGAAGTTGCTTCATCCAAAATCATTACTGGTTCATCAGCAATCATTGCTCGAGCAATACTTAATAATTGCCGTTGCCCTTGAGATAATTCACTTCCATCTCCATCAATTACAGTATTATACCCATCTTCAAGCTCACGAATAAATTCATCAGCATGAGATAAACGTGCTGCTTGATAAACTTCATCATCACTTGCATCAGGTTTACCAAAACGAATATTATCCATAATTGTTCCAGAGAATAAGTGAGTTTCTTGTAAAACAATTGATAATGAGTGACGTAAATCATTTTTTCTAATTGTTTTAATTGGGACACCATCATAGGTAATTTCCCCAGATTGAATATCATAGAAACGGTTTAACATGTTAGAGATAGTAGTTTTACCAGCTCCAGTTTCACCTACCAAAGCAACCTTCATTCCAGGTTTAGCATTGATGTTAATATCGTATAAAATTTGATGCCCAGGAACATAAGAAAAATTTACATCCTTAAAAATGATGTGTCCTTTAATTGGAACTTTCTTAATGCTCCCATCTTTTTGAGGTACATCCCAAAACCAAGAATTGGCTACCTTATTACTTTGAGACATAATAACGTCACCATTATCTACTTCTGATGGCTCATCTTCTAACTCAAAAATTCTTCCTGCACCAGCTAGTGCTAAAACAATTGAATTCAATTGTTGTGAAATTTGAGAAATTGGCATTGAGAATGACTTCGATAATTGTAAGAAAGAAGCAATTGCACCTAAAGTTAAGGGTGCCCAACCATTAATTGCAGCTGCTCCTCCTAAAAACGCAATCAAAACATAAAGTAAATTACCCATGTTACCCATAATTGGGAACAAAATGGTTGCATAAGTATTAGCCTTACCAGACGCAATTCTTAATTCATCATTATAATTATCAAATCCTTTTTCTACTTCTTTTTCATGAGAGAAGACTTTAATGACTTTTAACCCATTCAACATTTCTTCATCGTATCCATTAATTTGACCGAGTTTATTCTGTTGTAATTTGAAGTAGTAAGCAGATTTTTTAGTTAAAAATCTTACAATTCCAATTGATAAAGCAAAAACAAATAAAGAAAAGACGGTTAATTGCCAGCTTAAAATAAACATTGCACTAACCACAAAAATCAAACTCAACAAGGAGTTTAAGAATTGCGGAATTGATTGTGAAATCATCTGCATTAAAGTATCAATGTCGTTAGTGTAGCGACTCATAATATCACCATAGTTATTTTGATCAAAATAAGCTACTGGGAGTGATTCCATGTGAGCAAACATTCTTGTTCTCACATCAAATTGTACTTTTTGTGCCAATACAGCCATTAAAACAGTGAAAAGATAGTTAGCTAATGCACCAATTGCAAAGATTCCTCCCATTACTAAAATTGCATTGAGTAATGGCGTAAAATCAGGATTACTTTGCTTAGTTAAAGGTGTGATGTATTCATCAATTAATCTTTCAATAAATAATGATCCATATACTGTTGCTCCTGCACTAAGCACAATACTGACCATTGAAACGATAAACATGCTAGGACTTGTACGCAAAATTAATTTCAAAAGTCTTCCTAATGTCTTAGCGTGTTTTACTTTAGGTTTTCCTTGAACTTCAGTCACTAATTTTCACCTACTTTTTTTCTTGGAATTCTACAATCGAACGATAAAGTTCATTTGTTTTCATTAATTCATCATGGGTTCCAATCGCTTGAATCTTACCATGATCCATTACAATAATTCGATCAGCATCTTTAATTGAAACTATTCTCTGGGAAATAATAATCTTTGTAGTCTGTGGCATATCATTTTTTAATGCTTCCCGAATATCACGTTCTGTCGAAGTATCTACTGCTGAAGTAGAATCATCTAAGATTAAAATTTCTGGATTTTTCAAAAGAGCACGGGCAATAGTTAAACGTTGTTTTTGACCCCCAGAAACATTATTACCACCTTGCTCAATCATTGTATTATAGCCATCTGGCATTTCTTCAATAAAGCCATTGGCATGAGCAATTTTAGCAGCCCTAATTATTTCTGCATCAGTCGCATGTTCGTTACCCCACATCAAATTTTCTTTGATTGTTCCAGTAAACAAGACATTTTGTTGAAGAACAACTGCTACTTTATCTCTTAAAGCCTTTAAATCATAAGCCTTCACATTATGACCTGCAACCCGAACTTCACCTGATGTCGGGTCATATAATCTAGGAATCATTGAAACTAGGGTTGACTTAGATGAACCTGTTCCACCAATAATTCCAATTGTTTCACCAGGTGCAATATGAAGATTAATATCATCTAGAGCATAATGTTTGTCATTTGGACTATACTTAAAACTCACATGATCAAAGATAACATCCCCATTAGTAACATCCATTAATGGCTTCTTAGGATCAGTAATAGCCGGCTTTTCCTTGATAACTGCTGCAATTCTTTTACCACTAGCATCTGAAATAACCAATTGTGTAGTAATCATTGCCAAAATATTCAAACTAAATAAAACTGAATTTGAATATGAAAACATTGATACTAATTGACCTGTTTGTAAGTTTCCACCAATAATTTCTTTAGCCCCAAACCAAGAAATCAACAGCATTGAAAGATCTAAGACCGCAATCATAATTGGTGAGTTTAAAGACATAATTTTTTGTGCAGTTGAAAATAGAGTGTAGATGTTGCCCGAAGCTTCATCGGCTTTTTGAATCTGTGATTCTTCTTGAACGTAAGTTTTAACTTCACGGATTCCCCGCACATTTTCACGTACAACCTGATTTAACTTATCGTACCCTTTAAAAATTTTAGGGAAATATGGATATGCATTTTTAATAATTAAAAATAATGCAAGTACCAAAATTGGTCCTAAAATCACAAAAATAAGTGCTAAATGCGGGCTCACTATGAATGACATAATTACTGAAATAATTAGCATTAGTGGTGCACGAACTGCAATACGGATTATCATCTGATAAGCATTTTGAATGTTTGTCACATCTGTTGTTAAACGCGTAACTAAACTTGCACTAGAAAATTTATCAATATTTTCAAAAGAATAATCTTGAATGTGATAAAACATATCTTTTCTTAAATTGGCTGCAAATCCTGCTGCTGCATGCGCTGAAACATAACTAGCGCTAGCTCCCAAAATAAGTGAAATGATAGTCAAAATCAATAAGATTAATCCCCACTTGTTGATATAACCCATATTCCCTTTTAAAATTCCGCGGTCAATTAAAAGACCAACTAAGTAAGGAATTAACATTTCAATTAATACTTCACCAGCAACAAGTACTGGAGAAGTAAGGGACAATTTTTTATATTGCCGAATAGATTTTTTTAGTGTATTGATCACAGGCACTTCTCCTTCCCTTGAATAAAAAAGACGCTAAGCGTCTTTTTTATTATTTATTTTTTGCATTGTTTACTGCACGTTGGCGTAATGGATCAATGACATGATATTTTTGTTTGAAATAGCGTCTTCCAAGAAAGGCTATCACTGCTAAAACAATTTCAACCCATGGATTAATTACCGGATTAATCACTCTCAATGCTGGTAAACTCGTTAAAGTGATCCAAGCAAATATTACAATTAAGACTCCAATTCCTCCTAAAATTAATTTCCAAATAGCTGGACGTTCATCTTTAGGTTGAACCAAAATATTATTGTAGTACGCCATAATTATTCCAAATAATACTGCTACAGAAATAAGGGTTAAAATTCCTAAAGTTTGTCCCCCTTGCAAAGATTTTTGTGGAGTAAATAGTTGAACTAGACCAAACATTCCAAGGAAAAATGTTAAATAAAGTAACACATTATCTACAGCTTGCATCCAGAATTTTTGCTTTATCGGCTTAGCCTTAGGATGAGCTAACTCTTTGGCTTTCTGAATTGGTGATTGATGGTACAAAGTAGCTGCTGGAACTCCCTTGTACTGGGCAATAACGATTTCTGGCAAAATTATATCTATTGTCTCAGTAACTTTTTCACTAGGTAGCCCTTCATTATTATTTAGGGCTTTTTCTAAGCGAAAAATATAATCTACATTTTTATTACTTAGTTGCTTTCGTAATTGTTCTGGTGATGCCTGTTTTATTTTTTCAATATTTGCAGCACTTTTTTCTCGTTTTTGAAGACGAGCTTGTTGCTTTTGGCTAACTTTGGCATTTGCGTTCTTTTTTTCAACATCTACTGCTTCAGCAGCTTTTTTATCTTCTTGGTTAAGTGAGTTTTTTTCTTTATTCTCGTTTTCTTGACTCATCTAACCCCTCCTAGACATTGAATCTAAATTCGATGATATCGCCATCTTCAACTAAATAATCTTTTCCTTCAAGACGAAGTTTTCCAGCTTCTTTTACTTTCTGCATAGTTTCTAATTCGTCTAAATCATCGAAGGAAACTACTTCTGCACGAATAAATCCACGTTCAAAGTCAGAGTGAATTACTCCAGCAACTTGAGGAGCTTTCATTCCTTCATGGAAGGTCCACGCACGAGTTTCAGTTCCACCAGCTGTAAAGAATGTTCTTAAACCTAAAAGGTGGTAAGCTGCCTTAATTAAACGATCTAGGCCTGATTCTTCTACACCTTCCATTTCTAAAAATTCTTTTCTTTCTTCATCATCCATAGCTGCAATTTCTTCTTCAGTAGCTGCACTAATTCCTAAAGCTTCAGCGTTTTCACTTTCTGCATGCTTTTTAACAATTTGGAAATATTTGTCAGCTTCTGGATCAGCCATTGACTCTTCTGCAATATTCGCTACATAAATAACTGGTTTAGAAGTTAGAAGGAAGAGACCTTTTACAATCTTTTTCTCGTCATCATTAAAGTCAATTGATCGAGCTGCTTTTCCTTCTTCCAAAACTGGTTTTAATTTTTCTAAAACTGCCATTTCTGCTTTAGCTTCCTTATCACCTTGTTGAGCAATTTTTTGTACCTTACCAATTCGGCGATTTACAGCGTCTAAATCTGCAATAGCTAATTCTAAATTAATTGTATTAATATCTTCTTCTGGATCTACTTTACCACTAACAGAAGTAATATTAGGGTCATCAAATGCTCGCACTACATGAACAATGGCATCAGTCTGGCGAATATTTTCTAAGAATTTGTTTCCTAATCCTTCACCCTTTGAAGCACCTTTAACTAATCCTGCAATATCAGTAAATTCAAAGGTGGTATGAACAACTTTTTTAGCAGGAATTAATTCTTGAATGCGAGCTAATCGTTGATCTGGAACTTCCACCATCCCCACATTTGGTTCAATTGTGGCAAATGGATAATTTGCCATTTCTGCTCCCGCTTTTGTAATTGCGTTAAACAAAGTTGATTTTCCTACGTTTGGTAATCCTACAATACCAGCAGTTAATGCCATTTTATTTTCTCCCTTATTAAAAATTAATCAAAATGTGGAATAACAATATTTTCCTTAGGTACATAATGAGCCAACTTTTTATTAGCTGGATCATTTTCTTTAGCTAATAATTTTTTTACTTTCTTATTAAACTCAGCATGGGGCATCATAATAATTCTGCCACATCCCATACACTTAAGTTTAATGTCAGCACCTAATCGCAATATTTCCCACTTATTTTCCCCACAAGCATGGGGCTTTTTCATTTGTACAATATCTCCTAATTGATACATTTTCAACCTCAATTATTTATCTAGATTTACTCCTAATAAATCTAAAATTCTATTTAACTC
This genomic window contains:
- a CDS encoding DUF951 domain-containing protein, which produces MYQLGDIVQMKKPHACGENKWEILRLGADIKLKCMGCGRIIMMPHAEFNKKVKKLLAKENDPANKKLAHYVPKENIVIPHFD
- a CDS encoding response regulator transcription factor — translated: MKILVVDDDKEIVELLSIYLKNEGYEPIPAYSGKEALTKLSTTPEIGCMILDIMMPQMTGIEVIKEVRKDSEIPILVVSAKTSDMDKIQGLITGADDYVVKPFNPLEVMARVRSLLRRSEKKLVDNKPDILEVGPLVINKDSHEVKTIEGKSVQLTALEFGILYMLASHPNRVFSAEEIFERVWQQESVVSAKTVMVHVSHLRDKIQKATNGEEVIQTVWGVGYKVEVE
- a CDS encoding ABC transporter ATP-binding protein, which encodes MTEVQGKPKVKHAKTLGRLLKLILRTSPSMFIVSMVSIVLSAGATVYGSLFIERLIDEYITPLTKQSNPDFTPLLNAILVMGGIFAIGALANYLFTVLMAVLAQKVQFDVRTRMFAHMESLPVAYFDQNNYGDIMSRYTNDIDTLMQMISQSIPQFLNSLLSLIFVVSAMFILSWQLTVFSLFVFALSIGIVRFLTKKSAYYFKLQQNKLGQINGYDEEMLNGLKVIKVFSHEKEVEKGFDNYNDELRIASGKANTYATILFPIMGNMGNLLYVLIAFLGGAAAINGWAPLTLGAIASFLQLSKSFSMPISQISQQLNSIVLALAGAGRIFELEDEPSEVDNGDVIMSQSNKVANSWFWDVPQKDGSIKKVPIKGHIIFKDVNFSYVPGHQILYDININAKPGMKVALVGETGAGKTTISNMLNRFYDIQSGEITYDGVPIKTIRKNDLRHSLSIVLQETHLFSGTIMDNIRFGKPDASDDEVYQAARLSHADEFIRELEDGYNTVIDGDGSELSQGQRQLLSIARAMIADEPVMILDEATSSIDTRTEKMVQAGMDNLLAGRTSFVIAHRLSTIVNSDLILVLDHGHIIERGNHEELLKQKGYYYQLYTGKKELD
- a CDS encoding ABC transporter ATP-binding protein — its product is MINTLKKSIRQYKKLSLTSPVLVAGEVLIEMLIPYLVGLLIDRGILKGNMGYINKWGLILLILTIISLILGASASYVSAHAAAGFAANLRKDMFYHIQDYSFENIDKFSSASLVTRLTTDVTNIQNAYQMIIRIAVRAPLMLIISVIMSFIVSPHLALIFVILGPILVLALFLIIKNAYPYFPKIFKGYDKLNQVVRENVRGIREVKTYVQEESQIQKADEASGNIYTLFSTAQKIMSLNSPIMIAVLDLSMLLISWFGAKEIIGGNLQTGQLVSMFSYSNSVLFSLNILAMITTQLVISDASGKRIAAVIKEKPAITDPKKPLMDVTNGDVIFDHVSFKYSPNDKHYALDDINLHIAPGETIGIIGGTGSSKSTLVSMIPRLYDPTSGEVRVAGHNVKAYDLKALRDKVAVVLQQNVLFTGTIKENLMWGNEHATDAEIIRAAKIAHANGFIEEMPDGYNTMIEQGGNNVSGGQKQRLTIARALLKNPEILILDDSTSAVDTSTERDIREALKNDMPQTTKIIISQRIVSIKDADRIIVMDHGKIQAIGTHDELMKTNELYRSIVEFQEKK
- a CDS encoding DUF1129 family protein, with amino-acid sequence MSQENENKEKNSLNQEDKKAAEAVDVEKKNANAKVSQKQQARLQKREKSAANIEKIKQASPEQLRKQLSNKNVDYIFRLEKALNNNEGLPSEKVTETIDIILPEIVIAQYKGVPAATLYHQSPIQKAKELAHPKAKPIKQKFWMQAVDNVLLYLTFFLGMFGLVQLFTPQKSLQGGQTLGILTLISVAVLFGIIMAYYNNILVQPKDERPAIWKLILGGIGVLIVIFAWITLTSLPALRVINPVINPWVEIVLAVIAFLGRRYFKQKYHVIDPLRQRAVNNAKNK
- the ychF gene encoding redox-regulated ATPase YchF produces the protein MALTAGIVGLPNVGKSTLFNAITKAGAEMANYPFATIEPNVGMVEVPDQRLARIQELIPAKKVVHTTFEFTDIAGLVKGASKGEGLGNKFLENIRQTDAIVHVVRAFDDPNITSVSGKVDPEEDINTINLELAIADLDAVNRRIGKVQKIAQQGDKEAKAEMAVLEKLKPVLEEGKAARSIDFNDDEKKIVKGLFLLTSKPVIYVANIAEESMADPEADKYFQIVKKHAESENAEALGISAATEEEIAAMDDEERKEFLEMEGVEESGLDRLIKAAYHLLGLRTFFTAGGTETRAWTFHEGMKAPQVAGVIHSDFERGFIRAEVVSFDDLDELETMQKVKEAGKLRLEGKDYLVEDGDIIEFRFNV